In a single window of the Pseudodesulfovibrio profundus genome:
- a CDS encoding ABC transporter ATP-binding protein gives MISIKSLSKAFNRGDVNEVQALNNVSLEVNAGDFITIIGSNGAGKSTFLNALAGSFSLDSGSIVLDSDDIGRWPEYKRAGVIGRVFQDPLLGTCAGATIEQNLAMAIKRGMKRGLGLGVKSKDRDFFRQKLSILDLGLEDRLKTLTGLLSGGQRQALTMLMATLVRPKLLLLDEHTAALDPKTAGMILDLTEDIVSSQQLTALMVTHNMNQAITMGNRLIMFHRGEIVMDIAGEEKKNLKVEDLLLRFSELRGEAEISDRMLLC, from the coding sequence ATGATCAGCATCAAAAGTTTGTCCAAAGCCTTCAATAGAGGTGACGTCAACGAAGTACAAGCTTTGAACAATGTCAGCCTTGAGGTGAATGCCGGGGATTTTATCACGATTATCGGCTCAAACGGCGCTGGTAAATCAACATTCCTGAACGCCTTAGCGGGTTCATTTTCATTGGATTCCGGAAGTATCGTTTTGGACAGCGATGATATTGGAAGGTGGCCGGAATACAAACGGGCTGGAGTTATTGGTAGAGTCTTCCAGGATCCCCTGCTTGGCACCTGTGCAGGAGCTACCATTGAACAGAATCTTGCCATGGCTATCAAGCGAGGGATGAAGCGAGGACTAGGGCTGGGAGTCAAGAGTAAGGATCGCGATTTTTTCCGACAAAAACTATCCATTCTCGATCTTGGATTGGAAGATAGGCTCAAGACTTTGACAGGTCTTTTGTCTGGAGGGCAACGACAAGCGCTTACAATGCTGATGGCCACGTTGGTCAGACCCAAGCTGTTGTTACTCGATGAACACACTGCTGCTCTTGATCCCAAGACAGCCGGCATGATCCTTGATCTTACCGAAGACATTGTCTCGTCCCAGCAACTGACCGCCCTTATGGTCACACACAATATGAATCAGGCCATTACCATGGGCAACAGACTCATCATGTTTCATCGGGGTGAAATCGTGATGGATATCGCTGGCGAGGAAAAGAAGAATCTCAAAGTCGAAGACCTTCTGCTGCGGTTCTCCGAACTGCGTGGTGAAGCGGAAATCTCCGACAGAATGCTATTGTGTTAA
- the proC gene encoding pyrroline-5-carboxylate reductase yields MTKKIGFIGVGNMGSAIIKGLASRDDVEIHGVDLHGVALAKLGKECGLVAQDSAKDLAKVCDYIVIAVKPQHAEPVVKDISRELTADKCLISICAGLTTAHFKEWTKHQSPVVRVMPNTPALVNEGVFAISLEDSDLTDDMKETVPSIFEGIGQVHILAEKQFDAFTGVIGSGPAYVYYFMESMIEAGVALGLTRQQVTEMVKGLFLGSSKLASESEFSVTQLREMVSSPGGTTIRALMHFDRQAVKGDIIDAVFESYKRSIELGK; encoded by the coding sequence ATGACAAAGAAAATCGGATTCATAGGTGTAGGCAACATGGGCTCAGCCATTATCAAGGGACTCGCTTCCCGTGATGATGTCGAAATTCATGGCGTGGACCTTCACGGAGTCGCATTGGCCAAACTTGGTAAAGAGTGCGGTCTTGTAGCTCAGGATTCAGCTAAGGATTTGGCAAAGGTATGTGACTATATCGTTATTGCCGTCAAACCGCAGCATGCTGAGCCTGTCGTTAAGGACATCTCCAGAGAGCTGACCGCAGATAAATGCCTGATCTCCATTTGTGCCGGGCTGACAACAGCCCATTTCAAGGAGTGGACAAAACACCAGAGTCCGGTTGTACGGGTCATGCCGAACACCCCTGCCCTTGTTAATGAAGGTGTTTTTGCCATCTCTCTGGAAGATTCAGATCTGACGGATGATATGAAGGAAACAGTGCCTTCCATTTTTGAGGGTATCGGCCAGGTTCATATACTGGCTGAAAAACAATTCGATGCCTTTACTGGTGTCATTGGCTCCGGCCCTGCATACGTCTACTACTTCATGGAATCCATGATTGAAGCTGGCGTTGCATTAGGACTCACCCGACAGCAAGTCACAGAAATGGTCAAAGGTCTTTTCCTTGGCTCTTCCAAGCTTGCCAGTGAGTCGGAGTTCTCAGTGACTCAGTTACGCGAGATGGTCAGTTCCCCTGGTGGAACGACTATTCGAGCTCTAATGCACTTCGATAGACAGGCTGTGAAAGGCGATATTATCGATGCAGTATTCGAGTCGTATAAGCGGAGCATCGAACTAGGCAAATAA
- the ndk gene encoding nucleoside-diphosphate kinase, translating into MAIERTFSIIKPDAVERGLIADILKMITDSGLKIVGMKMLHMDKAKAEGFYAVHKERPFFGELVDYMISGPVVVSCLEGEDAIASYRKLMGATNPAEAEEGTIRKAFGVNLQNNSCHGSDGPDTAKTEVAYFFNEDELVG; encoded by the coding sequence ATGGCTATTGAAAGAACTTTTTCCATCATCAAACCAGACGCCGTTGAGCGGGGTCTTATTGCCGATATTCTTAAAATGATCACCGATTCCGGTTTGAAGATTGTTGGCATGAAGATGCTGCACATGGACAAAGCCAAGGCTGAAGGTTTTTACGCCGTTCACAAGGAACGCCCTTTCTTTGGAGAACTGGTTGATTACATGATCTCCGGTCCTGTAGTTGTCTCTTGCCTTGAGGGAGAGGATGCAATAGCCTCTTACCGCAAGCTGATGGGCGCTACCAACCCGGCTGAAGCAGAAGAAGGAACCATTCGCAAAGCCTTTGGTGTAAACCTGCAGAACAACTCCTGTCATGGCTCCGATGGACCTGACACTGCTAAAACCGAGGTAGCTTACTTCTTCAACGAAGACGAACTGGTGGGATAA